The region acattttcaggtacttcctgttTGAGAGGGAAGGGCCCAACGTGATTTCACAATGTCCCCTTGATTTTATTCCGCATAGTAATTTGATTTCACTCTGATGTTAATAATATTGATATTACGGTTGATTTGGAAcaattttgttgtatttttgggtgtttgaaaaatgaaaatattactatcatttttgggacgttacaagttggcatcagagcctttgtttgaggtATTCGGGCATACTCCCGGGTGTGTCAAAACTCAAATGGAGGAATTgataatcttttcaaaataaatatgagttttctaaaaagattttttttacatGAAAAGGGGTGCGATGCGTGAAATCAGCTGAGCTCaggtaagtgattcccaaaatacgcATACCTAGGTACTATGACTAGTATGTTTGTTATGTGAATTGCAGGAGagagtagggctaaggatacTTGTAGGAATCATATTCTAGAATTTCCtgatttgtgtgatgccttatagcaTAAGGGGATTGGATGCTATGTATTACTTGGGATTTATATCGGCTCTGTTAATTGCTAAGTGAATGATTTAAAATTGTATATGATttggatcatatagccctagaatgactgGTTTGGCCTTGTTCCATGTTCCTTGTCTCATTGTGTgattagggtagaatcatttattcaacAGTCTATGTGATCCCTttttgtgtataattttcatgcataaggTAACCGACAGTGTTGGTAGAAGTTCCTTGTAGTTTAGTAGCTAAGTAAATGTTGTAGAAAATTTAGTATGCCGGTTGTCATAGAGTTATGTGATCTGCCTTAGTGGAGTGAGAGATTCTTCTTCCCCCCTTCATCTTCAAGGGCATTAACCATATGATGAGGGGGTCTCGAATAAGGTTTAGATTTATAGGATCTCTGGGTTGGGGATTCGGCCTTCCTATTAGATTTATCATATGATTTTGGTGGTGTAACACTCAGATCAGGtgcaaattattattattattgtgaaGTTAAAAATTTCAATATTGGCGCTTCTCATGACATAAGGAATGTTTGCTCACATCGTGAGGAGTAATTAAGACTCATGCATCATTTTAAGGCTAACGAGGTGAACAGTCCAATGCTCACGACATGGGAGCGGCtgatgaccaaaaccctaagtttttttatatttaaaagaaTGAGAGGGCTAAGGTTGCCCACCCTCagcctctctcactctctaagcctccagaaaccctaatcatACTCCTCCTTAAGATCCTTAGCCATTTTTGGTGCATtatagcttgaagaagaagataagacGAGGAAAGAAGTACTCTAGTGGTGGAGTGGGAAAATTAGCATCATCCCTTCCTAcatttggacctttgtaagtatcAAATGTTccaaatttattttatattatgagtagatctagggttttttcCATTTTATTCATGTTATTGCATGATTGAGTGAggtaaatccataaagttagcaactttatgaatTCCAAGAGTTCCTTCACCATCATGACATAAGATTCGAAGAAACCCTGTCTTGTGTTAGAATCCTTGGAGCTCACGACGTAAGAACGGATGCTCACGTCGTGATGCCGATTCAGGTGGTTTCTTTGACTAAGTTGACTAGGTTGGGCCGAGGCGAGTGGGAATCGGACTTAGTGGACTGTCATGATGTGACCAAGGCTTGGTCATGAAGTGAGGAAAGAAATTTGTCATTTAgggtcgttgactttgactttgaccttgaccagggtttaccaagtttgacttaagggtattttgggtatttttggATTTGTGTTTGAGAATTCATCATTTGGTTGATTAGGTGACAATTAGAGTTGATATTcggagtcgggacctcatcaacagTTGTCCAGATCGAAAGGTAAGTTTTCCTTACTATacttatgggtctaaggcaccaaggccggcccattggattgaaattcttgtttaccatatgtttttatgttgtagtgatatgttaccTCTGTATCCTAGTTTATAGGGCGTTGCTATATGGTAGTGATCTATAGACCTGCCTATTTCTCTGTTGGctaattatatgtttatctgttatgtatatgtcaatATATTTTGAgtggtggttgaggctttactaCTTTGTGCGTAAGCCAATAGCCAcgggggcattccaacctgattgTTGATTAGGTCTGAGGGCATaccatcctgaggatgactggacccattgtatattggcattccaacctaggGAATTCTATCCTGAGGATGACTGGATCCGGAGGATGACTGGGCTTGTGGTTTTCCGacccaatggttgattggacccgacatgttGTTGTGTATGCTATCTGtctgtgtgttggtactttaggggaactcactaagtttggcTTACGGCTTtagtttgttgtttcaggtacttctgatgatcgcgagAAGGCAAAGGAGTTACCATAATAATCCTCTGTTTATGGTCTTATGCTTTTCGGATTCTATGatattgataaacaatttgaaaacaatgattttgtaaacatttgATGACTATGGGTTgttttttaaagtttaaattgTTGTGATTTATGGGATATTACGGGTGGGTTGCTCCTCTTTTGGATCTCCTTGTCTTTTTCAAGTCTTATGAACCTTAGTGCTTTGCTCCTTACTTCATCCATTCTTTTGCATGGAGTCATTACAAGgtcttcgtagaaaaaaaaaagtctttCTTGAAGCCCATTTTGAAGGCTCCTACGACAGTTGCCATGTCGATGTTAGGGATACTCAGAGATTCCCTGCCAAACCTGTTCACAAAATCTCGGAGAGATTCCTTAGGATCCTGAACCACCCGAAAGAGATCACTGGTGATATTCTTGAATGTTCTGCTACAAAAAAATTGGTTGTTAAAAATATTGACTAAATGTGCAAACAAAGTAATAGAGTACTGAGGAACGTTTAGCAGCCATTTCAAGGCTGATCCTAAGAGGGTTGAACCAAAATCCTTGCATACACAAGCTTCTTCAAGCGTGTGGGAATGGGGATGATCTCCATTTTTTCCCTGTATTATGTCACATGTTCTTCAGGATCCGTAGTCCCATCATAAGTCTTCACGATGGGAGTTTGGAAGCACTTTGGAACCTTGGTATCAACAAACATAGGAGCAAAGCTTGAGATCCTGTGGCTTGTTGGGGAGACTTCTGGTATAGGCTGGACTACTCTGGGTATGCTTAAGATCACCTATCATAGTTGTTGAAGTTCTTTGGCCATGATCGAGCTCATTCCTACATCAACATCGATAGAGTTAGTAGTAAAAGTTTTATTATTGACGAAGTTACCAGGATCGCATGAGCTTGCTTTTTTGGAGTTGCACCCCATGTGGGAGCAGAGGCCGGTGTTGAGGATCCTATCTCGCAGTGGTTTGTTGAGGATCCCGTATTGTCAAAGTTTAGGATCTTGGGCTGCAAGATTGAGGGTGGTGCTTCTTGGGGCGTGTGGATCTCCACCCTTATTCTCTCCATTTCCTTGAGTACCGTCTTGTTGTCTTCCTATTTTTGAGTGACTTTTCAATCCAATATCTTCATCATAGCAAAGAAATCGTTATTGGAAATCAGTGCAGGAGGATCTTGAAATCCTTAGGTAGTGACCGGAAATGTGTTTTTCTTCGGTACCTCAGAAGTTTTCTTGGGAGCTCCACCTGGGGGCGAAGGAATGTTTTTAGAGAAAATGGGAGGAATTGAGGAAGAGGATAAGTTCGAGTGGTTAGACATGATTCTCAAACGATTATGAACACCACGACCCCATGGTGGGTGCCAAATTATTTTGGTAAAAAATCGATCAAGTGCAATTCAACCAAGTTGTATAAGAGGTTGTGGTGTTAGTATAATGTAAGTATAATGATCAAAGTGAGACAACTGAGTtataaggaaagcccttgatcctttgtacgatctccgacataaaaccttaggaggtgataatgatcacctgccatGTAGTGTTTGATTTATATCAATCCGAGATTATAGAGATGTTGACGATAAAATGAGTACAAGTGTAATGGTAGAGCTAATTGTGTGTGTACTGTGCGATTTACAAGTTTTATTTAAAGTCTAAGTTAATCAAAAAGAAGTATGATACTTCAAGGATCCTCCTTGAACAAGTGCTTGCTCATTATTTAACCTGGTATTCCTGGGTCTCCTCCTTGAACAAGTACTTGCACGttatttgacttggtattcctGGGTCTTAAGCTTGGTTGAAGCGACTCTCCATTGAGAATGAATCTTGTGTTGACTAATTCTGCACATATGAGAAAAATAAAGCAGAATATAGTCGTTATAAGTGTTAGAGAATATTACTGATAATACTCAAGATCATGAGATATGTTTAGGGATCTTGAGGTTTTAGAAATATTAAGGATCCTGGATATGATTCTGGGATCCTAACCCTaacaatatatatgtatatatatatatatatatatatatatatatatatatatatatatatatatatatatatatatatatcgtaacATATAATCCAGACAATATGTACATAATTCACATACGAATttcaataaatatttaatattttaagtaATACTTAtattaaatcatgttcatgaaagagaGTATGTACTCACTTGACTTTGGTGGGTGACTGTGATTTGGGCAGAGTTTCGCCTAACACCTTAGATATTCCTTCACATGACAAAGGTTCTTCCTGAAAAATGTTAGGAAATTGCACTGGAAGATTCTACTCGCTAGCTACTACTACTTCAGGGATCGCAGGGCTTCGCCGAGGgctaaaactaaaagaaaatggGCTGGAACGAAAgaaatcgagagagagagagaaagagagagagagagagtatgtgtTTCAGAAGTTGTGGGAGAAAGAATGAGGTTGGACCTCTTATTTATaatagtttgagtttggaatcacacgagtgttcatccaaatccctcaaaccagagcTCAAGTACCACCTTCTAATGTCCCATATTTTTGCaataaacttttcatttttaagtaaGATAAAATGCCCATTTTCATAGATCATAAGATCGATAAAAGTCATTTGTTCAATAAGTCATAATCCCAAAAATCAGagtataacaaaataaatgtgGAATCTGAAAACATGAACACTGCTAATGAGGGTACATAACCAAGCCTTCGCCTTTTCCACGATTTGTTGAAGTGGCtgaaaacatttaatccacaattgtaagtcaaagtttagtgagttccttaAAGTATTATATAAGTCATACAAATATTGGCATTCAACATAAAGTTGTTCCATCCCAGTCTTCTGCACATAACTAGCCCCTCTGGCCTTTAGCATAAAGTCAGTCTGCCCCATATGTATTGGCCTACAACACATAGTTAGTCTTCCCTCAACTTAGCACATGCtatgtcaatatatatatatatatatatatatatatatatatatatatatatatatattagataaaCAAACAACAGACTACTGAAAAAACAAGTCTACATGCCCAACATATCTACATCCTAACAGAAAGTGGATAcatactataatatatatatatatatatatatatatatatatatatatatacacacacacacacacatacatacatatgtacacacacacatatatatacatatatatatatatatatatgtgtgtgtgtgtgtatgtgtatatatatatagtgagaaaactAACATGAGGCAAAGAGTTGGGCTACCAACACGCGAAACCTTGCAGAATCCACTACACGCACCTCCTAAACCAAACAGAGGTCAAACTTTAGTCTACTTATTCAAATCCTCAATTCGACtaaaagtcaaactagtcaaaaagtcaacggtcaacggtcacgCCGAGATTAAGGACCATTCGCACCGTGAAAAGCTACATGACAAAATAGTCGCGATCATACTCCATGATCACGCCGCGAGCAACTCTTCGTCGCGCAGTGATTTCTGGCTGGAGTCCTActtttcattaagtgcttaatccttacAGATCAAGGATCACAACTTCATATCTGATTTACCCAGGGGACTTAccggataaagtttccaactttatctatttaGACAATACCATAATGCAAGATCTTAAATTCTAATTCCAATAATCTCTCAAAGAGGTCATAACTTATGCATGGACTCAAAAGAACCCATGTTTAGTCCTTTTTCTCCAACAAAAAGGTCCAGAAGCATAATATAACACTAAAGAACTATGGAGTTCAACAAACTCCAAGAACACAAGGATTTGGGGCCAAAATGACCATAGTCATCCAAAACTTAGATTTATGAGATAAAAATATAAAGGTGAAAGTTTTGTATTCACCAAGGTCCAATGATGAGAAAACTTGTTGGATCTTGAACTTGAACAACACCTTCTTGCACCAAATAACACGTTTACCACCTTCAAGCTTCACAAAAATGGAAGAAAATGCTCAAACTcaacaatggaggctagggttagggtAAGGAACGATCTTAGAGGTTGGAGGCTTCCAAATGACCAAAAACACAGTGGTGACACCTTTAAATAGGGGATAAAGCCCTAATTTTATGGGCTTGGGTTGCACCAGCTTTTGCACCATGACACCTCTTTTGTTGCATCGTGAAAAGTCGGATCCATCAAAGCCCAAAACAGCTTAAACCCAACTTGCTCCTGGCCCAAAACTAACTCTTTAAGTCTTAATCGTTATATTCTTAGCCCCAAAATTTCATTCCTTTAGTGTCCAAACTTCATCATTTAAAGTTGAGACCTTATCTTGATAAATTTTAAAGTTCGActtttcaaataaaaaaacagTGTAATTGAATATTTAAACAAGAATCTTAGAAATAAACTACTCTCTcgctcattttttttttaattgttatacCCTTGaactcattttatttttggtttacGATAATGAAGAGAGAAACATCCAAACCATACATTCTCTCTTTTGATCCCAAAAATAAAGCGCTTACCATCCTATTCTTCAGCTATTGCGTGACTTGCGTTTTCCTGCTTTCTTTTAGGGTTGAGAACCATAAAGGCAATGATGATTTTATCAAGATTATCAATCCCGTTAACGATCTCGATGCTATCCATATAATACCAACCCTGCTAACTAACAATTCGATGTTATCTCCTTCCTTCATCACATAACTCATCATGTAATTCCATAGTTCACTGTAACATCCACAAAACAGTTGCAACGAAACCACACACATCGGCTAAGAGAAATTCGACTGATAGGCCAAACTTGCATAAGAGAAATAGATCTGCCAGTTTCTCTCACCTTCTCTCATAGCATTCGTCAAGTCATTATGAATCGGCGAATTAGCACACGAACACTTCTTTCGAACAAAAACATGGTTATGACCGTTGCCTTCAACTATAATCTCGTGAGAAGACGTGAAAGATGtttgtaatcatgtctagggtttgAATTGGGGACGTACTAGCTAAGATGGAAGTTCACAAGTGAGATGCCTTTGTGAAATTCAATGGCGTCGGGTATGCAGAATAGTGTTTGTAATTccaaaaggaaaagaaataaCAGTATGAACTTGAGCATCTGGGTATGGTTTTGAAGCGAATAATCGTTGTAGAAGGACTTCAAATATTTATAATGATGGACAAAGTTAAAAGCAGTTGGAGATCCTAGTGATTAATGGATATTTTAGTGATTTTATGGAGTAGTCTGAGTGATTAGGAAGAATAAGGATAAGGGGCTAATTTTTTTCGTGAGATTCAGAATACAAATTGATGTAATCGACGAGTCACGTAGCATTAAACATTTGAATTTCTCTCTCCGCAGTATCCTAAACTAAAACTAACATAGGTCTAGGGGTATAATTGTCCATAAATTAATTTATCAGTGGATTAATAAAAAGCTTCAGTGAAAAAATCAGTTCCCTAACAATAATAAGCATGTTATAAATTTCACACGAGGAAAATGACAAATATACCCTTGTACTTTCATGTTCAAAGAACCACTGGATACTCCTCTGCACGTCTACATAGGTATGTGGCATGTAGAGTTGACCAAGCATATTCTATATGTCCCTGAGATCACCTTAAAATCCCCAAATCCCTCATAATTGAGTGCTAAATACATCACCAACATCTGGATTTCATCCACGGAAGAATCATATCCTTAAATTCAACGAGCATAATTAAATCACCAAGAAACAACCTTCCAGCTCTTTATGCTGTCCACGTTCGAAAACACAGGGCCCACCATTGAAAACACACACAGGAAATTAAACTCTTTGAATCGGTATATAAGGACTTTTAATGTCCGTCAGTCTCAACAGTACCGAAGATGATGAGGGTGAAAAGCAAAATCGGTGGGTTCAATTCAATGAGGGCTCGTGTTCAAGTTCGTTCACCATCGCCACGCCACAAGAAATCCTACAGTTTGGGTCGATTGAATGATGGTGTGAAGACGGTGGCGTTTTCCGGCAGTGAAAACAGCAGCGGTGAACTGAATTTTGACATCAGCCGTGAGATGTTGAAGGGAGAAACGGAAACCGATGATGGGTGTGGGAATAAGGTGATGGTGGTGGTTGATTCAAGTATCGAAGCTAAAGGTGCTCTTCAATGGGCGCTTACTCATACTGTTCAAAATCAGGACACCGTGATTCTCCTTCACGTCGCCTCTGCTTCAAAACTAGGTAAATTTTAAGCctttttaaagatttttttttgggTAAAAAAAAGTCGtatttcatggttttttttttaatgttttcaggctGTAAATCAAGTGGGGAGGTTAATCAAAGAGTTTATGAACATCTTTGCTCCATGAAGAAAAATCTTCAAATCAAAAGGCCAGAGGTTAGTCGAATGATTTATGAACTTGATCATATGTATGTCTATAATTTACATATGCCTAATTGGGTTAACTCAAACAGATAGCAACATATTTTGATTTAGTTGTTAAGTTGTTTATTATATATTCTACTTTTATGTTTTCCTTTTCTACCATTGTACTTTGAAATATCCATCCGACATCAGTATGACTgtaaagatttttcaaaataatgttctagtaagaaaaaaaaaaatgaaaatatgttaTAACTGGGTAAAATTTTCAAAGTGGGTATAACATACAAATTAGTGAAAGTACCTTGGGTTTTTGTGACAAATAGGTGAAAGTTGAGATAGAAGTGAGACAAGGGAAGGAAAAAGGTCCAGCTATAGTCGAAGCAGCAAAGCAAGAACACGTTTCTTTGTTGGTTTTAGGGCAACGAAAGCAGTCAATGATGTGGAGAATACGAACAATGTGGGCAGGAAAGCGAAGCAAAAGCCGGGCAGTGGATTACTGCATCCAGAATGCAAATTGCATGACGATTGCAGTGAGGAGAAAGAACAAGAGACATGGGGGATATCTTATTACAACAAAGAGACACAAAAACTTTTGGCTTTTGGCTTAATGTATATCAGTTTCATATCAATATGTACATTTGTAAGCCTCTCCGGGTCATATTTCACACCCGAATGGTAATCTTTTCATTGAAACAACGAAACTGAAGATCATATTACAAATGAATTCCATACATCCCCTCTTTAAAATTTCCAACAATCCATATGGATTTGGATCCACAAGATCGACCTCAAAGTAATGGAAAATCAAGAAAAAATACTTATATGCCTATGGTAAAAATTTCAAGATGTAAACACCATGAAAGATAACACATGTTTATAAGAAACACCATATAAGAGACTTGTGTAATAATCTTTATATACAAACCAGAATCCGACAAACATTTCGGAAAAATAGTATCATCGTTAGAAACAAAGTTTGATATTTATTCCTTAATCATAATTATCATCTATTCTCTCCAGGTTATGCATATTTTTCCTAGAAAAAGCTACATTTTTTACTCTTTTTGTCAAACTGCTATTACAAAaacataatatatggtttaaGATTGCATCGTTTCACGAAATAATTAAGTATACACTAATTCGTGCATCAAATTTGAACTTAgcagagtgtttcatggattttttgttttttaaactcTTTAGGCTAGACGGTATGGCCTCAGCAACCAACTCGGCTACCTCAGGAGCCCTGGGCATCAGGCCTGTCCCAGAGGGTGGGCAATAGGGGCGACTGCTCAGGGCCCATATGTTAAAAGGGTCCaaattttttttatggaaaatgttatatttagaagATAGTACAAGGAATTTTCTTTCAATTATtgagttattataaaaaaaaaaaaaaacttgttgaTATTTGTGTATTTTAAGGGCCTATTTTTTCTTTCGTCCTAGATCGAAAATATGTTTAGAACGGCCCTGATCGGCATGCCGAGCTCGGCTCGGCAACTCGGTAGATTTGTGCGGATGAGAGAGAGTGCATGATTTGGGGAAAATTGGAAAGAAAGTGGGgtttagtttttctttttaagttgaaggtcaaaaaaaaaaactttttgtgTATGTGCCGATGCGCGTGTATGCGTTCAAATGAGGGAGAACACAACAAATTTTTCCAGATTTGACATAAAAGGTCCCTAAGGTTTGGTTTCCTAAGAAAAAGTACCCCATCTTAAATTCTCTCTGCATAAATAGTTTCTAAAATTACAAAATCAACCATCtctaatctctaaatattattaaaagagaacccttAATTCACTAATGAAGCAATTAGGACCATTGATTGCATTTCAATCTTATGTTTTCCACCATTAGATTAGATTGCTGACATCATATTTGtcaaataaaattcaaacacaaatacatttaattatagaatctttaaattcaataattacaacatatcattttatctatatacgactcgtataatATGAGATATTAGTTTCATTAATTAATATTGTTCTAATTTAACTCCCTTATATATAGCTTCTATGTAACGACccatttttcacgtccaaaactttcatttttcaaCTAATATTTAGTAAAATCATTTGCAAATAAACATTGTCCGATCAAaccatttcataaacatatactatgtctgaaaaccaaaacatgtgaactatcaaaatatcagagtatgaaTCCCAGAACAATCCATGAATGTGGAAAaacagtgtgtgtgtatgatgtgccgctaccgcgcaagctccttccccttcgacgaagaggtacctgaatccaaaactgtaaactgtaagcacgaagcttagtgagttccctcattgtaccacataccatacgatcacataacatacatactgccaggctattctggggtgtctgactacccggtgcggccattctggggtgccaactacccgtgcggccattctggggtgccgtcctacccgtgtcaagccattctggggtgctgactacccatcggtcctaacaaccgatcctcagggactatttcacccctactgctattatcacatatatcataacataaacatactatcgaacatatatggggtgtccgaactacccttcggtcctatcaaccgaacttggggactattcccctcctactacgaatatcacatataacatatcaggctagcatataaacatatcatcacatactgtcagacatatctggggagtctgacctacccttcggtcctaacaaccgaactctactactatcacatataacatatcctgccagcatataacatatcaggtagtaacaaacctagatgatatcacaaagacgatcatctaacatacaattcctactggtgggccggcattgtggccgtagacccaccgctactagaaggtaactcacctcaaagtaactGCTGATTtgagcgggaactgactgtctactactGCTGCTACTGTTCCGGAagtcctccgactataattcccacaaaacattcagtcaaacactgctagctgaacttagggtaaaatgaccattttacccttgaccaggtcaaagtacaagtcaaagtcaacttccagttgacccgactcgccgagttggattgtcaactcgtcgattcccatcccattcgattgtccttaatcccgaccctactcgttgagttaggcattgactcgaggagttctccttctaaactgatgatCAAAAGTCCTttatcctactcaccgagttgtatgaacaactcgtcgagtttatcttcatccgatgaacaccctATGTTGAGACTCGccaagttatatgaacaactcgccaagtctgttcttAAGGTaaaaagattgccttggactcgccgagtcagggcattgactcgccgagtctctcctcggatgagtctggcttccaactcactgagtccacccatgACTCACTCCTACTCAGCATACACACAAAAAGGGGGAAAAATCagggactcacgactcgactcgccgagtctgaagaacgactcgccgagtcgcatgcatgcaaaaattgtatactcgattctgcttgaatccagtgcatgTCATTTATAAATCTGGGTTCCTAGGGTTGATTTTACacgtaaagcttccaactttacgtgcatgcatgctcAAACAAGCGATTTAAGGACTTTTATGGGGTTAGAAGTGTAGATCTAG is a window of Lactuca sativa cultivar Salinas chromosome 1, Lsat_Salinas_v11, whole genome shotgun sequence DNA encoding:
- the LOC111915698 gene encoding uncharacterized protein LOC111915698, giving the protein MMRVKSKIGGFNSMRARVQVRSPSPRHKKSYSLGRLNDGVKTVAFSGSENSSGELNFDISREMLKGETETDDGCGNKVMVVVDSSIEAKGALQWALTHTVQNQDTVILLHVASASKLGCKSSGEVNQRVYEHLCSMKKNLQIKRPEVKVEIEVRQGKEKGPAIVEAAKQEHVSLLVLGQRKQSMMWRIRTMWAGKRSKSRAVDYCIQNANCMTIAVRRKNKRHGGYLITTKRHKNFWLLA